One Pocillopora verrucosa isolate sample1 chromosome 10, ASM3666991v2, whole genome shotgun sequence genomic window carries:
- the LOC131776145 gene encoding uncharacterized protein, whose amino-acid sequence MEEIDSLIQSLMEKEIPDGRQALKDGHENLAKVAAYCEQKYRDANKHHALPGSDKAKAFEETRAVLEETKKYATQSLASVAYQINSLALSMLNLMDNQALKVEGLEATVHLFGQSVEAHKEKVARLKIGALGSNKSRKKVPKIVAPAEKEERETYDYEGMPIDFHSLDNLGNGAKTKSRSQESQQSSKKKGGRGSSRRAQLTNPPPPPVPPPSVPSLDSDLPSPPLVANQVTALPADNGAGIPPPPPLPTGVPAPPPPPGIGGTVPPPPPAPGIGGSVPPPPPPPSIGGSVPSPPPPPGIGGSIPPPPPPPGIGGSIPPPPPLPGLGGAVASPPLPPGTGGAIPPPPPVGGSVPRPPPPPGVEGAIPSPRAPPGKLGTVPPPPPPPPAMGGAVPPPPPPAVVPSPSTPPSSGGSIPAPPPPPPLPSDGANAKLSKPGEGSLASSLPPSEEEYYQSPSSLPMPVPQDNLYQVPSVLTGKETSCIPKNYIEKVVTLYEYVQERDDELTFQEGKIIYVVKKHDNGWFEGVMENGVSGLFPGNYVEYSKMAEVENLLLSLIEKEIPEGRQALRDGHENLAKVAEYCEKKYLETNNRFKSGGDRAKALEESRAVLDETKQFATQSLASVAYQINSLAMNMLGLLDQQVLKLQEMESRINHISETVDIHKEKVARREIGVLASSKSTGRTHRIIAPAEQEKPVRYSRRTTDYSLLDQLGHGVKTSDRQDSRRRQSSKKVKPQQQQAANRGSQRQPVTGTTRRAPLIKPPPPPVPPPMPPSVPSSELGPTPPPSVPVPPATPSLPGDGAIVPPPPPPPGMPSVPSPTGIPPPPPLPGFVSPPPYPSMGGQVPTPPPPPALNAHGGAMNLPPPDLIPPSEVDGGSTYESVVDAMGLPPPPPSEDDFYQAPSSLPMPAPPEDLYQVPPPPVEGQSGVPDNYIEKVVSLYSYAQQRDDELTFDEGVIIYVVKKNDDGWFEGVTESGVTGLFPGNYVEACL is encoded by the exons ATGGAAGAGATAGACAGCTTGATTCAGTCTCTTATGGAGAAAGAAATTCCTGATGGGCGACAGGCTTTAAAAGATGGGCACGAAAATCTGGCCAAAGTCGCAGCTTACTGCGAACAGAAATATCGAGACGCAAACAAGCATCACGCTTTACCGGGCTCAGATAAAGCAAAGGCTTTCGAAGAAACAAGGGCTGTTCTGGAAGAGACGAAAAAGTACGCTACACAGTCGCTAGCAAGCGTGGCTTATCAGATAAACTCTTTAGCCCTCAGCATGTTGAATTTGATGGATAATCAAGCTTTAAAGGTGGAGGGACTGGAGGCAACGGTTCATCTCTTTGGACAG AGTGTTGAAGCTCACAAAGAAAAAGTGGCTCGTCTTAAGATAGGCGCTCTTGGTTCCAACAAGTCGAGGAAAAAGGTACCTAAAATAGTGGCTCCAGCTGAAAAAGAGGAACGTGAAACATATGACTATGAGGGCATGCCAATTGATTTTCACAGTCTGGATAATTTAG GGAATGGTGCCAAGACAAAGAGCAGATCTCAAGAAAGTCAACAaagtagcaaaaaaaaaggaggCAGAGGAAGTTCAAGGAGAGCACAATTGACAaatcccccaccccctcctGTACCTCCACCTTCTGTACCCTCCTTAGACTCAGATCTGCCCTCTCCCCCCTTGGTGGCAAACCAGGTGACTGCATTGCCAGCAGATAATGGTGCTGGGATCCCTCCTCCACCACCACTCCCAACAGGGGTACCTGCTCCCCCACCACCTCCTGGCATTGGAGGCACAGTACCTCCCCCACCACCAGCCCCTGGTATAGGGGGATCAGTACCTCCCCCACCACCTCCCCCCAGTATTGGAGGATCAGTACCATCCCCACCACCACCCCCTGGTATTGGAGGATCAATACCGCCCCCACCACCACCCCCTGGTATTGGAGGATCAATACCACCCCCACCACCACTTCCTGGTCTTGGAGGAGCAGTTGCATCTCCACCTCTGCCTCCTGGTACTGGAGGAGCCATACCACCCCCACCACCCGTAGGGGGATCAGTACCTCGCCCACCACCACCTCCTGGTGTAGAAGGAGCAATTCCTTCTCCAAGAGCACCCCCTGGTAAATTAGGCACAGTTCCTCCTCCCCCACCACCACCTCCTGCCATGGGAGGAGCAGTTCCCCCACCACCACCTCCTGCTGTTGTACCATCCCCATCGACTCCCCCTAGCTCAGGAGGATCAATTCCTGCcccaccaccaccccctccTTTGCCAAGTGATGGTGCTAATGCAAAGCTATCCAAACCAG GCGAAGGTAGTCTAGCCTCCTCACTCCCTCCCTCTGAGGAAGAATACTACCAATCCCCATCATCACTACCAATGCCCGTGCCACAAGATAATTTGTACCAGGTTCCCTCCGTGCTAACAGGAAAAGAGACTTCTTGCATCCCTAAAAACTACATAGAAAAAG TGGTGACCTTGTATGAATATGTTCAAGAAAGAGACGACGAGCTTACATTTCAAGAAGGAAAGATCATTTACGTCGTCAAGAAACATGATAACGGTTGGTTCGAGGGTGTCATGGAAAATGGAGTAAGTGGCCTCTTTCCAGGAAATTATGTGGAA TATTCCAAGATGGCGGAGGTTGAAAATTTACTTCTCTCACTGATTGAGAAAGAAATCCCCGAAGGACGACAAGCATTGAGAGATGGCCATGAAAATCTGGCTAAGGTAGCAGAATACTGCGAAAAGAAATATCTGGAGACAAACAATCGGTTTAAATCGGGCGGAGACAGGGCGAAAGCGCTCGAGGAGTCAAGGGCTGTTCTTGACGAGACGAAACAATTCGCGACGCAGTCCCTGGCCAGTGTAGCTTATCAGATAAATTCCTTAGCTATGAACATGCTTGGCCTGTTAGATCAACAAGTTTTGAAGTTACAGGAAATGGAGTCGCGGATAAATCATATATCGGAG ACTGTTGACATTCACAAAGAGAAAGTGGCTCGAAGGGAGATAGGTGTGTTAGCATCAAGCAAATCAACTGGACGCACTCACAGAATCATAGCCCCAGCTGAGCAAGAGAAGCCTGTCAGATACAGCAGAAGAACAACTGATTATTCCCTGCTTGATCAATTAG GGCATGGAGTCAAGACAAGTGATCGTCAAGATAGCCGGCGCCGTCAAAGCAGCAAGAAAGTGAAGCCACAACAGCAACAAGCTGCAAACAGGGGGAGCCAGCGCCAACCAGTTACAGGGACAACGAGAAGAGCACCACTTATTAAGCCTCCACCTCCTCCTGTTCCTCCACCAATGCCTCCTTCTGTTCCCTCCTCAGAACTAGGTCCAACCCCTCCTCCTTCTGTGCCTGTTCCACCTGCTACTCCATCATTGCCAGGTGATGGTGCCATAGtccccccaccccctccacCCCCAGGAATGCCTTCTGTTCCATCACCCACTGGCATACCACCTCCACCACCACTCCCTGGTTTTGTATCCCCTCCTCCCTACCCCAGTATGGGAGGACAAGTACCtaccccaccccctcctccaGCTTTGAATGCACATGGTGGTGCAATGAACCTTCCTCCACcag ATTTGATTCCCCCATCAGAAGTTGATGGAGGGAGCACTTATGAATCTGTGGTTG ATGCAATGGGTTTgcccccacccccaccctctGAAGATGACTTTTACCAGGCCCCATCATCCCTTCCCATGCCTGCACCACCAGAAGATTTGTATCAGGTGCCACCCCCACCAGTGGAGGGACAGTCTGGTGTTCCTGATAACTATATTGAGAAAG tgGTGTCCCTGTACAGCTATGCTCAGCAGAGAGATGATGAACTCACATTCGACGAAGGAGTGATCATTTATGTTGTCAAGAAAAACGATGATGGTTGGTTTGAGGGTGTCACAGAAAGTGGCGTTACTGGTCTCTTTCCAGGAAACTATGTGGAAGCTTGTCTTTGA
- the LOC131776151 gene encoding endoplasmic reticulum junction formation protein lunapark-A-like — protein MGLIFSRWRKKESLGEVLELLEKDIKALQSSQQRTENLRKKFIGSLILYSVVMYILAALVCYFYDFPKSWKAKIVRSIPLLVFPFVVYLLKRVLHYFFVQRISKNERRLEELKDKKRQVLEEVMEKETYKAAKDLLAKYDPNSEVVKVERKETPISTPTHSVQSPSGSMGTELRQRNALGKVESPGAPLQRTISEPSLAESPGQMNQSGDSKQTNQKAIEPKKSNSLMNIPSNSSGAASPLPPGTPRRIASPGPMPRPAQPILPRERTAMDKLVEYLVGDGPNNRYALICSQCHSHNGMALKEEFEYIAFRCCYCYQLNPAKKHRPTAPKLDYDTWSSPRQTSGQGAGLHHRKPTNSVQAMLEKKNVTQKADEPSSVKEEELLNGDDAAVEKIKETANSSDINLEDKECDQGH, from the exons ATGGGTCTTATTTTCTCCAGGTGGAGG AAAAAGGAATCGCTCGGAGAAGTGTTAGAATTACTGGAGAAG GATATCAAAGCATTGCAGTCCAGTCAGCAAAGAACGGAAAACCTCAGAAAGAAATTTATTGGTTCTCTGATCCTGTACTCAGTTGTGATGTACATTTTAGCTGCTCTTGTATGCTACTTTTATGACTTTCCAAAGTCTTGGAAAGCTAAAATTGTGCGATCAATTCCACTCCTTGTATTTCCTTTTGT agtgTATTTATTGAAGAGAGTGcttcattacttttttgttcAAAGAATTAGTAAGAATG aaagaAGGCTGGAAGAGTTAAAGGACAAGAAGAGACAAGTT CTTGAGGAAGTGATGGAAAAAGAGACTTACAAAGCAGCTAAAGATTTGCTGGCTAAATATGACCCCAATTCTGAAGTTGTTAAG GTGGAAAGAAAAGAGACACCCATTTCGACTCCTACACACAGTGTACAGAGTCCAAGTGGCTCAATGGGAACAG AATTAAGACAGAGGAATGCCCTGGGTAAGGTTGAAAGTCCAGGGGCTCCATTACAGCGCACCATCTCTGAGCCCTCTCTAGCAGAGTCTCCAGGCCAGATGAATCAATCAGGGGATAGCAAACAGACAAATCAGAAGGCAATAGAGCCAAAGAAATCCAACAGCCTCATGAATATTCCTTCAAACTCATCAG GTGCAGCATCTCCATTGCCCCCTGGTACGCCCCGCAGAATAGCCTCACCAGGTCCCATGCCGAGACCTGCTCAGCCAATCTTACCACGAGAAAGAACAGCTATggataaa ttgGTGGAATATCTTGTTGGTGATGGACCAAATAACAGATATGCTCTGATATGCAGTCAATGCCACTCTCATAACGGAATGGCCTTGAAGGAGGAATTTGAATATATAG CCTTTAGATGCTGTTATTGTTACCAACTCAACCCAGCAAAGAAACATCGTCCCACTGCTCCAAAACTGGATTATGACACTTGGTCATCTCCAAGACAAACCTCTGGACAAGGTGCTGGGCTGCACCACAGGAAACCCACAAATTCAGTGCAGGCCATGTTAGAGAAAAAGAATG TGACACAAAAAGCAGATGAGCCCAGTTCTGTGAAGGAGGAAGAGTTATTGAATGGTGATGATGCTGCAGTGGAGAAAATCAAAG AAACTGCCAACAGCTCAGACATCAATTTGGAAGACAAAGAATGTGACCAAGGGCACTAA
- the LOC136283810 gene encoding solute carrier family 35 member G1-like — translation MSSPFSAAFWRNSLSSYQNLDDAPPKRVWRLGSIDEETDEHVLLERDSESFRNFTSPKEIVSHCWRNRLAERLPLWNLRQPSSSRRLPCCKSGLGLILTTVSGVLFAIASLFVKLSNTSIPAFEIVFFRLVIQTVLVVPGAIWARADLLGEREHRPFLVCFGAVNFASVSCIYGSFTKLPLGDATVCISTTPIFTALVAYVFLKESWHIFDAIATFVCLGGVVLLTKPTFLFGSSANLSSHVTESSRLIGYAVALSGAVVQSLTFVMVRKVGGSVSFYTNVFYFGWCSALLSGLTMFVFQKPVIPDCGTTRWFLIGVALCGVFGSFCLNRGLQLEKAAPAALMRNVDILLAFLFDYAIFGHRPSLLTLLGGLLVVLSTGGVALGKWWRSRDNL, via the exons ATGAGCTCGCCATTTTCTGCTGCTTTTTGGCGAAATAGCCTTAGTAGTTATCAAAATCTAGATGACGCTCCGCCTAAAAGAGTGTGGCGTCTTGGCAGTATCGACGAAGAAACAGACGAGCACGTCTTGTTAGAGAGGGACAGCGAGAGCTTCCGCAATTTCACGTCTCCCAAAGAAATCGTCAGCCATTGCTGGAGAAATCGCCTGGCGGAAAGGCTCCCTTTGTGGAATCTTCGACAACCCTCATCCTCTCGTCGTCTTCCTTGTTGCAAGTCTGGTCTGGGTCTTATACTCACCACAGTATCTGGCGTCCTGTTCGCGATAGCATCGCTTTTTGTGAAGCTTTCCAACACGTCGATCCCAGCGTTTGAAATCGTCTTCTTCCGCCTTGTGATCCAAACCGTTCTTGTTGTTCCTGGTGCCATCTGGGCGCGGGCAGACTTGTTGGGCGAGCGGGAACACAGACCATTCCTCGTATGCTTCGGCGCAGTGAATTTTGCTTCTGTCTCTTGCATTTACGGATCGTTCACCAAGCTACCGTTAGGAGACGCAACTGTTTGTATATCGACAACCCCAATTTTCACCGCTCTGGTTGCCTACGTTTTCCTAAAAGAATCTTGGCATATTTTTGACGCAATAGCGACCTTTGTATGTCTGGGTGGAGTGGTCCTTCTAACGAAACCAACATTTCTCTTCGGCTCTTCAG CAAATCTATCAAGCCACGTGACCGAGTCGTCCCGTCTGATTGGTTATGCTGTGGCACTGTCAGGAGCTGTCGTCCAATCATTGACGTTCGTTATGGTCCGTAAAGTTGGTGGTTCTGTGAGCTTCTACACCAATGTCTTCTACTTTGGCTGGTGCAGTGCACTCCTATCTGGTTTgaccatgtttgtttttcaaaaacctGTTATTCCGGATTGCGGGACGACAAGGTGGTTCCTTATTGGAGTAG ctCTCTGTGGAGTATTCGGAAGTTTCTGCTTGAACCGGGGTCTTCAGTTGGAGAAAGCAGCCCCGGCAGCGCTGATGAGGAATGTAGACATCCTGTTGGCCTTTTTATTTGACTACGCTATCTTTGGACATAGGCCAAGCCTCCTTACTTTGCTTGGGGGTCTGCTTGTGGTGTTGTCAACCGGCGGAGTGGCCCTGGGCAAGTGGTGGAGGTCACGTGATAATTTATGA